The sequence below is a genomic window from Myxococcus xanthus.
GACGGCGTCGAGGCGGGAAGCTGCCAGGCGGACTGCGGCACGTGCCCCTACTGATGCAGCGGGTGCTCGGATGGAACACACTGCCTCCGTCCTGCGGCGCACGCTGTCACCCTCCTTCCGTCCCTTGCCCCTGACCGCCATGACAGTGTTGACTACGCGGGTCTGTCACGACTCGGGGATTTTCCACGAACAGACACCACACCGCTGGAGCCGGACGTGATGACGCTGCGAGCGAGGGTGATGCTGATGTCGGCGGTGGCACAGCGGCGCGGAACACTGCGGCGCGCCTTCGACACGCTCCAGGGCCCCACCGTGAATGGCGTGCGGCTTCGCGCGCCGCGGTCCTCCACACGGGAGGCGGCGCTGCTGGAGGAGACGGTCCGCGAACGGACCGCGGCGCTGGAGGCGGCCAACGTCAAGCTGTCCCGCAGCCTGGAGCAGCTGCGCGCCACCCAGGCGCAGCTGCTGTTCGCGGATCGACTGATTGCGCTGGGCCGCATCGCCGCGGGCGTGGGACACGAAATCAACAACCCGCTGGCCTTCATCCTCAGCAACCTGGAGTACATCCACCAGGAGCTGCAGCAGAAGGAGCACCTGTCCGAGCAGGACCGGCAGGAGGTGCTGGAGGCGCTGGCGGAGACGCGCGACGGAGCAGAGCGCATCCGCCTCATCGTCCGGGACCTGCAGACGCTGTCACGCGCGGAGGACGTGGGCACGGGCCCGTCGGACCTGGGCTCGGTGGTGCGCACGGCGGCGAAGATGGCCATGCACGAGCTGCGGCACCGCGCGCGGCTGGTGGTGGAGTGTGAGGGCCTGCCGCCGGTCCAGGGCAATGGCGCGCGGCTGGGTCAGGTGTTCCTCAACCTGCTGCTCAACGCGGCGCAGTCCATCGTCCCCGGCGAGGTGGAGAAGAACGAGGTCCACATCGTCGCCTGCGAGTCGAAGGCCGGACGGGTGGCGGTGGAGGTGCGCGACACCGGCTGCGGCATTTCCCCGGAGCATCGCGAGCGCATCTTCGACCCCTTCTTCACCACCAAGCCCCTGGGCGTGGGCACGGGCCTGGGGCTGGCGGTATGCCATGGCATCGTGACGTCGCTGGGCGGCACCCTGACGGTGGAGAGCGCCCCGGTGCGGGGCAGCATCTTCCGCGTCACGTTGCCCGTGGCCGGCGCCTTCGCCCAGGCGCCTCGCGCTTCGCAGCAAGCGGACGCGGTGGCCTGAGCGACTCCGGCGCCAGGCTCGCGTCGTACGGCGTCATCCCCTGCATCGGCGGCGCGTAGAGGTGCAGGGACACCGCCCCGTGGCGGGACGCATTGTCGATGCGGTGGATGGTGTCCGGAAACTCCACCAGGAGGTCGCCCTCGTTCGCGCCCACGATGACCTCGGGCACCAGCCGGTCCCCCGCCCACGCGAAGCGCGTCTCTCGCAGCATGCCCCGCACCAGCCAGGAGGCCCCTCCGGAGCCGCCATGGTCATGGACGCGGGACGCCTGCCCGGGGAGCCAGGAGACGAGCAGCAGCTCGCACGCTGTCGTCCGGGCAATCGTCTGCCGCGTGTAGCCCGAGGGCTCGAAGCGCACCAGTTTGTCCAGCAGTCCCCAGTCGACCCTGCTGGAGCGCAGCCGCTCCACCAGCCATGCCATGGAGACGATGTCTTCTGTCTGTTCCGGCAATGGCCAGCCGAGCAGCGCCTGGGCCACCGCGCCGTGCTCCCGCTGGTCGATGATGGGCTCGCGCATGGTGTTTCCCCCGCGTGTGCGACGGAGTGTGAGCACGGAACAAGCCCCTGCCCAGGGAGGGGGGCCGGACATCCGGGCCCGGCGCTTGGACACCCGGCCGCCACCAGAGGATGCCAGCGAGCATGTCAGGACCTACGATGGGTGCGTGCGAGCACTAGGGTGGTGGGATGTGGCCATCGTGGGGGGAGGCGCCAGCGGCACGCTGCTGGCCGTGCAGCTCCTGAGGAGCGCGCGTGCGCCGCTCCACGTGGCCTTGGTGGAGCGGAGCGGGCGGGCGGGCCTGGGACTGGCGTATTCGACGACGAGCCCATGTCACCTGCTGAACGTGCCAGCGGCGCGGATGGGGGCCCTCGCGGACGACCCGGAGCACTTCCTGCGCTGGGTGCGCCGTGAGTTGCCGGACACGGCGCCCGGCGCGTTCGTCTCCCGCCAGCGCTATGGCCGCTACCTGGAGTCGGTGCTGCGCGAGGCGCGCGCCCACGCCGCGCAGGGCGTGCATCTGGAAGTGGTGACCAGCGACGTCGCCTCGGTCGAGGAGACGGACGACGGCGCGGTGCGCGTCGCGCTGGCCAGCGGGGGACAGTTGGAGGCCCGGACCGTGGTGCTGGCCCTGGGCAACGCGCTGCCCTCCAACCTGCGCGTGCCCGACGGCGGGCTATACGCCAGCCGCCGGTATCACCGCTCCCCTTGGGCTCAAGACGCGCTCCGGGGCGTGTCCGCCACCGACGACGTGCTGCTCATCGGCACGGGGCTCACCATGGTGGACACCGTATTGTCGCTGATGGAGATGGGACACCGGGGGCACATCCATGCGCTGTCCCGGCACGGCCTGTTGCCCCACGTGCACCAGGAGATACCCCGGGCAGGCGCCACGACGTATGCCTCGCCCGGCATCCGGGAGGCGCTGCGGGCCCTGCGCCAGGAGGTGCGGCGCGAGCGCGGCGACATGAGCGTGACGGGCACGCACTCCGTTCCCGTGCGCATCCGCCCCATCCTCCACCTCTTGCGCCGGGAGGTGCGGCGCGCGGCGGAGGCGGGCGCGGACTGGCGGACGGTGGTGGACGCGCTGCGGCCCGTGACGATACCGCTGTGGCAGCGGTTGCCGGTGGGCGAGCGACAGCGCTTCCTCCGGCACCTGCGCTCGTACTGGGACGTGCACCGGCACCGGATGGCGCCCTGCATCGGCGAGACGGTGGAGCGGCTGCGGCGCGAGGGCCGGCTGACGCTCCATGCGGCGCGCGTCCGGAGCTTCGCGCTGGAGGCGTCCGGCGTGGAAGTCCGCGTACGCCCTCGGGGCCAGGGCGAGGAGGAGACGCTGCACGTCCAGCACGTCATCAACTGCACGGGGCCAGAGGGCGCCATGACGCGCGGCCATCCGGTGCTGGGTGGGCTGGTGGAGGCCGGGCTGGTGCGCCCGGACGTCCTGGGCATGGGACTGGCCACGGACGCTGACGGCGCGCTGCTGGGCGCGGGTGGACGTGCCTCTGGACGCCTCTACACCCTGGGCCCGCCGCGCCGGGGCGAGTTGTGGGAGACGACGGCCGTCCCCGAGATTCGAGGCCAGGCGCGGGAGCTGGCGTGGCACCTGCTCCAGCGCCTGTCATCCACGCGCGCGCCTCGACCCGTAATGGAAGCGGCGGGCGCTCCGCTCGACGGGTAGCGCCCGGCGTTACTCGGCGGACACCGCCACGATGCCCAGTCCTTCCACCGTGAGTTGCACCCGGTCCCCCGGGCGCAGCATGTGCGCCGCGGTGGCGGCGCCCGCGAGCACGATGCTCCCCGCCGGCAACACCTGGCCGCGCTGGGCCAACAGCTCACACAACTGGATGACGGAGACGACAGGGTCGCCAGAGATGGCATCCGCGCGGGCGGATTGAACGGGCTCGCCATTCACCGACAGGGTCATCTCCAGCCGCGTGAGGTCCATCGCGCGCGGAGGATGCTCGGCGGTGCCCAGCACGAACAGCGAGGACGACGCGTTGTCCGCCACCACGTCCGGCAGGGAGAAGTACTTGAAGTCGCGGTAGCGCGAGTCGAGGATTTCCATCGCCGCGAACACGGACTCGCAGGCGTCCAGCACCTCGTCGCGCGTCACCGTGCCGCGAAGCTCACGCGCGGTGCGGAAGGCAATCTCCGGCTCGATTTTGGGGTGGACGCCCTGTGACAGTTGAATCACGCCGCCAGCGGGCACCTGCATCCGGTCCGTGAGTACGCCATACACGGGCGAGTCCAGGTTCATCTGCTTGCGCTTGGCCTCGGAGGTGAGGCCCATCTTCAAGCCCACCACGCGCTCGCCGTGGGACAGGCGCAGCCGGATTCCGGCCTCCTGGATGGCGTAGGCATCCGGCACGCTCAACGCGGGTTGCTCGCGGGTGAGGGGCGCCACCTCGCGACGCTCCAGCCTGGCCGAGTCCAGGAAATGTGCCAGTGCCTCGTGGTCCACGGTCGCGGTCATCCCCGTCCCTCTCTTGGTCGTTCCGGCCACGCCAGGATGGCGCACCACCCGGATGGTGGCGCGGAGCTTCCGGCACCCGAACGCGGACGCGCAAGTCTCGCGAACGCGGCCCGGCCTGAAGCGGACGCTGGCCTTTCAGCTCGCCGTGCTACATAGCGCAGAGCCCCCGGCCGGGTGGGATTCTCCGAAGGAGCTGTTTTCATGCGATACCCCAGCATCATCGCGGCCCTGCTTTTCACCGCCACCACCGCGAGCGCCCAGGAATACGACGAGCACGCCCACGACGGCTTCTACCTGCGCCTGCAGGTGGGCGGTGGCTATCTCCGAGCCAAGGCGACTGACGTCTCGCCCGATCTCGTGGTGAAGGGCGGCGGCGCCAACATCAACGCGGAGCTCGGCTTCGCGCTCGTCAACAACTTCATCCTCTACGCGAAGTTCTACGGTGCGTCCGCCCCCAACCCGAGCCTCCAGGTGGGGGACCTCACCGTCGAAGGGCAGAACGAGAACTTGAGCGAGAACTTCGGCGCCGTGGGCTTGGGCGTCACCTATTACATCATGCCCGCGAACGTGTATCTGTCCGGTGCGCTCACGTACACGCAGCTCAGCGTCACCGACGACGGTGAGAAGGTGGCCGAGTCGGACATCGGCGGCGGACTGCACCTGGGCGTGGGCAAGGAGTGGTGGGTGAGCAAGAACTGGGGCCTCGGCATCGGTGCCGAGCTGGCCCTGGGCCGCATCCGGAACGAGTCGAACAGCGATAGCTGGAACGTCACCAACGTGTCGCTCGTCTTCTCCGCGACGTACAACTGAGCGGCGCCGCCGCGGAGGCCAGCCTCAGCCCTGCTGGTTGAGGCTGGCCGCGAGCGCGCGCACCGCCACGCGCGGGCTGAAGCGCACGCCCAGGGTCCCCACCCAGTTGAGCAGTCCGTGGATGGAGAGCACCCGGCCGCGCATCATCATCGCGTAGGCATGGGCGGCCACGTCCTCCGCCTTGGCCACGCCCGGCTGCTGGAACAGCCGCGTCTGGCCGTTGCCCGCGCGCTGGGTGAACTCCGTGTGCGTGGCACCCGGACAGTGGCACGTCACCGTCACGCCCGTGCCCTTCAGTTCGTGCGCCAGCGCCTCCGACAGGGACACCACGAAGGCCTTAGTCGCGAAGTACGTGGCCATGAAGGGGCCGGGCTGAAAGGCCGCGGTGGAGGCGACGTTGAGGATGCGCCCGCTGCCCCGCTCCTGCATGGGCCGCGCGAACAGGTGCGACAGCTTCAGGAGGGCGGTGCAGTTGACCTCCACCATCTCCGCCTCCCGCGCCAGGTCCTGCGCCAGGAAGGGACCGCACGAACCGAAGCCCGCGTTGTTCACCAGGAACTCCACCGCCAGCCCCTTCGCGCGCACGGCCTCGAAGAGCTGCTCGGGAGACTCCGGCCGGCCCAGGTCCGCTGGGAAGACGTGTGCCTTCACGCCATGGGCCTGCTCCAGCTTCGCCGCCAGCGCCTCCAGCCGAGTCGCGCTGCGCGCGACCAGGATGACGTCGTGTCCGTCCTTCGCGAACAGGTGTGCGAACTGCTCTCCCAAACCCGCCGAAGCCCCGGTGATGAGCGCCACTTTCCGCGACATGATGTTTCCTCCAGGTGTCGCGTTATAGCCGAGCGGCTCGAGCGTGGCGGTCCCGCCAACATTCATCCACCCCGGCAGGTGGGACTGACGGGCGGCCTCGTGGCTTCAGGGAACGCCCACCCGCTTGCCGCGCCCCGGCGGGGTGGTGAGCTTCCCGTCCACCCAGGGAGGGGCGATCTATGAAGCGGGGCATTCTCACGGGCTTCACCACCGGGCTGCTGATGGCCACCGCGGCCTCCGCATGCCCCACCTGCCGCCCCGACGTGGTGGCCACCATCCTCGATGAGCACTTCTGGGGCCGGTTGTCCCTCACCGCCCTGCCCTTCCTCATCCTTGTGATCGTCCTGGGCGCGCGGTTCTTCGTCGCGCGAGAAATTCCTCCCCCCGTGCCGGTGAAGCAGCGCGCACGGAAACAGGGGCGGGAGCGCTCCCGATGAGTGCCCGGAATCGCGGCCCGCTCGTGCTCGCGGGACTGCTGCTGGGCGTTGGGCCGCGCGGGCCGTGAGGACCCGGCCCCCCCCGGGCGGACTGCGCGTGCCCCACCCCGCGCACTGACAGCGGCTGCACCGCATGGCGCAGCTCGCGACCCCGCGCGCGTTCGCGCAGTGCGGCATTCCTCGAGCCGTCCAGGCGGGCGACCCCGATTCCATGACAGTGGACTGCGGGCGCGCGTGGCGCTGGTGAGGTACGGAGGGGCGGCGTACATTGCGCGCCCTCCCACAGGGCTGGCGGGGTTCACCGTCGCCGGGCCATGGGCAGGCGCTACCGGAGGGCTCGGCCATGGAGAAGGTTCTCAACTACATCGGTGGTGAGCTGCTGCCCGCACGCGGAGGCGGGTGGCTGGACAAGCCCGAGCCCGCGACGGCCGAGACGTATGCCCACGTGCCGGACTCCGACGCGTCCGACGTCCAGCACGCGGTGGAGGCCGCCGCGCGGGCCTTCCCCGCCTGGGCCGCCACCCCGGCCACCGAGCGCTCACGCATGCTGCGCCGTATCGCGGACGGCATCCGGAGCCGCCTGGACGCCTTCGCCCGCGCGGAGTCCATCGACACCGGCAAGCCGCTGTCGGTCGCCTCCACGGTGGACATCCCGCGCAGCATCCTCAACTTCGAGTTCTTCGCGGACGCGGTGACGCAGTTCTCCAGCGAGGCGCACCAGACGGACGACGTGGCCCTCAACTACACCCTGCGCGCGCCGCTGGGCGTGGTGGGCTGCATCTCCCCGTGGAACCTGCCGCTGTACCTGCTGACGTGGAAGATTGCCCCGGCGCTCGCCATGGGGAACTGCGTGGTGGCCAAGCCGTCCGAGGTGACGCCGATGACGGCGTACCTGCTGGCCCAGGTCTGCCGCGACGTGGGCCTGCCACCGGGCGTGCTCAACCTGGTGCACGGCCTGGGCCCCAAGGTGGGCGCCGCGATGAGCGAGCACCCGGACATCAGCGCCATCTCCTTCACCGGCAGCACCCGCACCGGCGCGGAGATTGCCCGCGTGGCCGCGCCCGCCTTCAAGAAGCTGTCGCTGGAGATGGGCGGAAAGAATCCCAACGTCATCTTCGCGGACTGCGACTTCGATGAGGCGCTGGCCACCACGCTGCGCTCGTCCTTCGCCAACCAGGGGCAAATCTGTCTCTGCGGCCCGCGCATCTTCGTCCAGCGGCCCCTCTACGAGCGCTTCAAGGAGGCGCTGGTCACCCGCACGCGCGCGCTCAAGGTGGGAGACCCGCTGGAGGCGGGCACGGACCAGGGCGCGCTGGTGTCGCAGCAGCACTTCGACAAGGTGCTGGGCTACGTGAGCCTGGCGAAGCAGGAGGGTGGCCGCATCCTCACCGGCGGACAGCGCGCCAACGTGCCCGGACGCTGCCGCAACGGCTGGTTCGTGGAGCCCACCCTCATCGAGGGCCTGGACGCGGGGTGCCGCACCAACCAGGAAGAAATCTTCGGCCCGGTGGCCAGCATCATGCCCTTCGACTCGGAGGACGAGGTGCTCGCGTGGGCCAACTCCACCCGGTACGGCCTGGCCGCCAGCGTGTGGACCCAGGACGTGAAGCGCGCGCACCGCTTCGCCTCGCGGCTGCACAGCGGCATCGTCTGGGTGAACACGTGGATGCTGCGCGATTTGCGCACGCCCTTCGGCGGCGTGAAGGACTCCGGTGTGGGACGCGAGGGCGGCTGGGACGCGCTGCGCTTCTTCACCGAGCCGAAGAACGTCTGCATCAAGCTGTGAGCCCCCTACCCCCCCACGTGAGGAGAGCACACCGTGAGCAGTGACAGCGCACGAGTCGATTCGCAGAAGGCCCCCGAACCGGTGGGCCTGTACCCTCACGCCCGGCGCGTGGGCAACCTCCTGTTCCTGTCCGGCGTGGGCCCGCGCGAGCGCGGCACGAAGAAGATTCCCGGTGTGGAGCTGGACGCGGAGGGCAACATCGTCTCGTACGACATCGAGGCGCAGTGCCACTCGGTGTTCCGCAACGTCCGCTACATCCTGGAGGACGCGGGC
It includes:
- a CDS encoding sensor histidine kinase produces the protein MTLRARVMLMSAVAQRRGTLRRAFDTLQGPTVNGVRLRAPRSSTREAALLEETVRERTAALEAANVKLSRSLEQLRATQAQLLFADRLIALGRIAAGVGHEINNPLAFILSNLEYIHQELQQKEHLSEQDRQEVLEALAETRDGAERIRLIVRDLQTLSRAEDVGTGPSDLGSVVRTAAKMAMHELRHRARLVVECEGLPPVQGNGARLGQVFLNLLLNAAQSIVPGEVEKNEVHIVACESKAGRVAVEVRDTGCGISPEHRERIFDPFFTTKPLGVGTGLGLAVCHGIVTSLGGTLTVESAPVRGSIFRVTLPVAGAFAQAPRASQQADAVA
- a CDS encoding cysteine dioxygenase, yielding MREPIIDQREHGAVAQALLGWPLPEQTEDIVSMAWLVERLRSSRVDWGLLDKLVRFEPSGYTRQTIARTTACELLLVSWLPGQASRVHDHGGSGGASWLVRGMLRETRFAWAGDRLVPEVIVGANEGDLLVEFPDTIHRIDNASRHGAVSLHLYAPPMQGMTPYDASLAPESLRPPRPLAAKREAPGRRRRPRAT
- a CDS encoding FAD/NAD(P)-binding protein; protein product: MRALGWWDVAIVGGGASGTLLAVQLLRSARAPLHVALVERSGRAGLGLAYSTTSPCHLLNVPAARMGALADDPEHFLRWVRRELPDTAPGAFVSRQRYGRYLESVLREARAHAAQGVHLEVVTSDVASVEETDDGAVRVALASGGQLEARTVVLALGNALPSNLRVPDGGLYASRRYHRSPWAQDALRGVSATDDVLLIGTGLTMVDTVLSLMEMGHRGHIHALSRHGLLPHVHQEIPRAGATTYASPGIREALRALRQEVRRERGDMSVTGTHSVPVRIRPILHLLRREVRRAAEAGADWRTVVDALRPVTIPLWQRLPVGERQRFLRHLRSYWDVHRHRMAPCIGETVERLRREGRLTLHAARVRSFALEASGVEVRVRPRGQGEEETLHVQHVINCTGPEGAMTRGHPVLGGLVEAGLVRPDVLGMGLATDADGALLGAGGRASGRLYTLGPPRRGELWETTAVPEIRGQARELAWHLLQRLSSTRAPRPVMEAAGAPLDG
- a CDS encoding 2-keto-4-pentenoate hydratase, with translation MTATVDHEALAHFLDSARLERREVAPLTREQPALSVPDAYAIQEAGIRLRLSHGERVVGLKMGLTSEAKRKQMNLDSPVYGVLTDRMQVPAGGVIQLSQGVHPKIEPEIAFRTARELRGTVTRDEVLDACESVFAAMEILDSRYRDFKYFSLPDVVADNASSSLFVLGTAEHPPRAMDLTRLEMTLSVNGEPVQSARADAISGDPVVSVIQLCELLAQRGQVLPAGSIVLAGAATAAHMLRPGDRVQLTVEGLGIVAVSAE
- a CDS encoding outer membrane beta-barrel protein, which produces MRYPSIIAALLFTATTASAQEYDEHAHDGFYLRLQVGGGYLRAKATDVSPDLVVKGGGANINAELGFALVNNFILYAKFYGASAPNPSLQVGDLTVEGQNENLSENFGAVGLGVTYYIMPANVYLSGALTYTQLSVTDDGEKVAESDIGGGLHLGVGKEWWVSKNWGLGIGAELALGRIRNESNSDSWNVTNVSLVFSATYN
- a CDS encoding SDR family NAD(P)-dependent oxidoreductase, with protein sequence MSRKVALITGASAGLGEQFAHLFAKDGHDVILVARSATRLEALAAKLEQAHGVKAHVFPADLGRPESPEQLFEAVRAKGLAVEFLVNNAGFGSCGPFLAQDLAREAEMVEVNCTALLKLSHLFARPMQERGSGRILNVASTAAFQPGPFMATYFATKAFVVSLSEALAHELKGTGVTVTCHCPGATHTEFTQRAGNGQTRLFQQPGVAKAEDVAAHAYAMMMRGRVLSIHGLLNWVGTLGVRFSPRVAVRALAASLNQQG
- a CDS encoding aldehyde dehydrogenase gives rise to the protein MEKVLNYIGGELLPARGGGWLDKPEPATAETYAHVPDSDASDVQHAVEAAARAFPAWAATPATERSRMLRRIADGIRSRLDAFARAESIDTGKPLSVASTVDIPRSILNFEFFADAVTQFSSEAHQTDDVALNYTLRAPLGVVGCISPWNLPLYLLTWKIAPALAMGNCVVAKPSEVTPMTAYLLAQVCRDVGLPPGVLNLVHGLGPKVGAAMSEHPDISAISFTGSTRTGAEIARVAAPAFKKLSLEMGGKNPNVIFADCDFDEALATTLRSSFANQGQICLCGPRIFVQRPLYERFKEALVTRTRALKVGDPLEAGTDQGALVSQQHFDKVLGYVSLAKQEGGRILTGGQRANVPGRCRNGWFVEPTLIEGLDAGCRTNQEEIFGPVASIMPFDSEDEVLAWANSTRYGLAASVWTQDVKRAHRFASRLHSGIVWVNTWMLRDLRTPFGGVKDSGVGREGGWDALRFFTEPKNVCIKL
- a CDS encoding RidA family protein, whose translation is MSSDSARVDSQKAPEPVGLYPHARRVGNLLFLSGVGPRERGTKKIPGVELDAEGNIVSYDIEAQCHSVFRNVRYILEDAGASWDKLVDVTVYLTDMKKDFPTFNRLWAEYFKDNPPCRTTLEINRLPTPIAIELKCIATIGGE